A section of the Acidobacteriota bacterium genome encodes:
- a CDS encoding type II toxin-antitoxin system VapC family toxin, giving the protein MADFTITDTDILIDAGRGVSDAIICLNHIEQKSYLAASIITQMELLVGCRNKTEVKELERFLSRFKIINITEEISENAVGLLKQYRLSHGLLIPDAMIAATALQHNAEFITKNQRDFRFIKGLKILAYP; this is encoded by the coding sequence ATGGCTGATTTCACGATTACCGATACGGATATTTTGATTGACGCAGGTCGCGGTGTAAGTGATGCCATTATTTGTTTGAACCACATTGAGCAAAAGTCTTATTTGGCAGCAAGCATCATCACCCAAATGGAATTGCTGGTTGGCTGTCGCAACAAAACAGAGGTCAAAGAGCTTGAACGCTTCCTGTCCAGATTTAAAATAATCAACATTACCGAAGAAATTTCAGAAAATGCTGTTGGTTTGTTGAAACAATATCGATTGAGTCATGGTTTGTTGATACCCGATGCGATGATTGCTGCTACTGCTTTGCAACATAACGCCGAATTCATTACCAAAAATCAAAGAGATTTCCGATTCATCAAAGGGCTGAAAATACTTGCCTATCCATAA
- the phoU gene encoding phosphate signaling complex protein PhoU, with protein sequence MHTRLIEHDLNQLRDKLLLMGGAAEQAIMRTMRALTERDCDLAEAVIREDDAIDQMELEIDRLCVDVLVLKQPAASDLRFVISAARTAPVVERIADHAVNIAKHTLALNDEPQMNVNIDVMRMSKIVQEMLIAGLDAFTSGDPERARATIARDDEVDVLYDRFTAQVLEAMESNPANIRRGAEWLSILKHLERIADYVTNICEQIVYMARGQVIKHTVW encoded by the coding sequence ATGCACACACGACTAATCGAACATGATTTAAATCAATTGCGCGATAAATTGCTGTTGATGGGCGGCGCTGCCGAACAGGCGATTATGCGAACCATGCGCGCCTTAACGGAACGCGACTGCGACCTTGCCGAAGCGGTCATTCGCGAAGACGACGCCATCGATCAGATGGAACTGGAAATAGACCGCCTCTGTGTTGATGTTCTGGTGCTTAAACAACCTGCCGCTTCCGATTTGCGTTTTGTCATCTCGGCGGCGCGCACCGCTCCCGTAGTTGAACGCATCGCCGACCACGCGGTGAACATCGCCAAACACACACTGGCTTTAAATGATGAACCACAGATGAACGTCAACATCGATGTGATGCGAATGTCAAAAATCGTGCAGGAGATGTTGATTGCCGGGCTTGATGCCTTCACCTCGGGCGACCCCGAACGGGCGCGCGCCACGATTGCCCGCGATGACGAAGTCGATGTGTTATATGACCGCTTTACGGCGCAAGTCCTCGAAGCTATGGAAAGCAATCCGGCAAATATCAGGCGCGGTGCCGAGTGGCTGTCGATTTTGAAACATCTCGAACGCATCGCCGATTACGTGACCAATATTTGTGAACAGATTGTTTATATGGCGCGCGGGCAGGTCATCAAACACACCGTCTGGTAA
- a CDS encoding zf-HC2 domain-containing protein translates to MSQKPHIEFSKIADLIDHRLPADETSSVLTHLAACPDCAAQHAKLERAVSLMQANELEDAPRYAVAKVVDLFKPRARQSIPLLKRLVGLLKFDSQQMMPAFGVRSGAAAERQMLFSAGDHELQLQITRADEGWMVSGQVLGDCDGGEIAIKNPNLTKQTALNELCEFTLPPVPAGNYALTLSLNHIEIEVSDLNLGA, encoded by the coding sequence ATGAGCCAAAAGCCGCACATCGAATTTTCAAAAATTGCCGACCTCATTGACCACCGTCTTCCGGCAGACGAAACGTCGTCCGTTCTCACACACCTTGCCGCCTGCCCCGACTGTGCAGCGCAACACGCGAAACTCGAAAGAGCAGTTTCGCTGATGCAGGCAAATGAACTGGAAGACGCGCCGCGTTATGCCGTCGCCAAGGTCGTCGATTTGTTCAAGCCACGCGCCAGACAAAGTATTCCTTTATTGAAACGCCTTGTTGGGTTATTAAAATTCGATAGTCAACAGATGATGCCGGCATTCGGTGTTCGTTCAGGCGCGGCTGCGGAACGCCAGATGCTCTTTTCGGCAGGCGACCACGAATTGCAATTGCAAATCACTCGCGCAGATGAAGGCTGGATGGTTTCCGGGCAAGTCCTCGGCGATTGCGATGGCGGTGAAATCGCCATTAAAAACCCGAATCTGACGAAACAGACCGCGCTCAATGAATTATGTGAATTCACGTTGCCGCCGGTTCCCGCTGGCAACTACGCCTTGACTCTCAGTTTGAATCACATTGAAATAGAGGTTTCTGATTTAAACTTAGGGGCTTAA
- a CDS encoding putative porin: MAFTFLVCVNTSQVLAQSQAADHDKAQPTSNRSTSSTSSANPKDTASDLESIEGRLKALEQVIERQQREIQTLRDLLESRNQEAASHNANVAAATTHQPAAPVAISTAGQPTTNVATNHPPNISTTAATQSEATQKKVDELYKKFGAIRFSGDLRFRTETFANQGFDNLVESPDRIRHRIRARLALDGSLNPHFDWGLRLASGTFTDPISTNQTLTDFFERKPFALERAFVRYDSKSDSVGVQLIGGKFEPTFRRTQMVWDDDVNVEGLSEALYFKTKTALNQVKLVAFQLPFNEVANGRDGFLYGGQLQTDWKWSSKVSANFNLAYFDWNRADQVLLALGASATQVNGGISNGSGVAGGQNGSLGTTNRILRNAGGSPVGFLANFHLLDVLGNVTWQASSRFPVTFTFDYVRNMTSRINDERNGYWTGAQVGQARERGDWLFGYYFTRIEQDAVLVPFNFSDILASNSRAHMPTVSYQLSNGVTLQWTGLFSGRVNRVVQLSPFNRYLNRMQFDVIYKF, translated from the coding sequence ATGGCTTTCACTTTTTTGGTCTGCGTGAATACGAGCCAGGTACTGGCACAATCACAAGCGGCAGACCACGATAAAGCTCAACCTACAAGCAATCGTTCGACAAGTTCGACAAGCAGCGCGAATCCGAAAGATACGGCGTCCGATCTGGAGTCAATAGAAGGGCGATTGAAGGCGCTCGAACAAGTCATCGAACGCCAGCAACGCGAGATTCAAACCCTGCGCGACTTGCTCGAAAGTCGTAACCAAGAGGCAGCCAGTCACAACGCAAATGTGGCTGCTGCTACAACCCATCAACCGGCAGCACCGGTCGCAATTTCAACTGCCGGTCAACCGACAACCAACGTTGCGACGAACCATCCACCAAATATTTCGACAACTGCCGCCACCCAAAGCGAGGCGACACAAAAAAAGGTGGACGAGTTGTATAAAAAATTCGGGGCGATTCGCTTCAGCGGCGACCTCCGTTTTCGCACAGAGACTTTCGCCAATCAGGGTTTTGATAATTTAGTTGAATCGCCCGACCGCATACGCCACCGCATTCGTGCGCGCCTGGCGCTTGACGGCAGCCTCAATCCACATTTCGACTGGGGCTTGCGGCTCGCAAGCGGCACCTTCACAGACCCGATCAGCACCAACCAGACGCTCACCGATTTTTTCGAGCGTAAACCGTTCGCGCTCGAACGCGCTTTTGTGCGATACGACTCGAAAAGCGACAGCGTCGGCGTGCAACTCATCGGCGGCAAATTTGAACCGACATTTCGCCGCACCCAGATGGTCTGGGATGATGATGTCAATGTCGAAGGACTTTCCGAAGCCCTCTATTTCAAAACCAAAACCGCTTTAAATCAGGTGAAACTCGTAGCTTTTCAACTGCCTTTCAACGAAGTGGCAAATGGCAGAGATGGCTTTCTTTATGGCGGACAATTGCAGACCGATTGGAAATGGTCATCCAAAGTTTCTGCGAATTTCAATCTGGCTTACTTTGATTGGAACCGCGCCGATCAGGTGTTACTGGCGCTTGGCGCTTCGGCTACGCAAGTCAACGGCGGCATCAGTAACGGCTCTGGCGTAGCGGGCGGACAGAATGGTTCACTGGGTACAACCAATCGCATTCTCAGAAACGCAGGCGGCAGCCCTGTTGGATTTCTGGCGAATTTTCATCTGCTTGATGTTCTTGGCAACGTGACCTGGCAAGCGAGTTCTCGATTCCCTGTGACCTTTACGTTCGATTATGTTCGCAATATGACGAGCCGCATCAATGATGAAAGAAACGGCTACTGGACAGGCGCGCAAGTCGGGCAGGCAAGAGAACGTGGCGATTGGCTGTTTGGTTATTATTTCACGCGCATCGAGCAGGATGCGGTTTTGGTGCCGTTTAACTTCAGCGACATTCTCGCCTCGAACAGCCGCGCCCATATGCCGACCGTAAGCTATCAACTGAGCAACGGCGTCACCCTGCAATGGACGGGACTATTTTCTGGGCGGGTGAACCGCGTCGTTCAACTGTCGCCATTTAATCGTTATCTCAACCGCATGCAGTTTGATGTGATTTACAAATTTTAA
- a CDS encoding DUF2281 domain-containing protein: MSQEEFLREFNALPPEDKRLVADFIAFLQSRYKKPKPKKKSKRSDIKKEAFIGMWHDRDDMKDSSTWVRNLREREWKD; this comes from the coding sequence ATGAGCCAAGAAGAGTTTTTGCGAGAATTCAATGCGCTACCACCTGAAGACAAGCGTCTGGTTGCCGACTTTATTGCATTTTTACAGAGTCGTTATAAAAAACCGAAGCCGAAAAAAAAATCAAAAAGGTCAGACATCAAAAAAGAAGCCTTTATTGGTATGTGGCATGACCGCGACGATATGAAAGACAGCAGCACCTGGGTTCGCAATTTGCGTGAGCGCGAATGGAAAGATTGA
- a CDS encoding 1,4-alpha-glucan branching protein domain-containing protein, whose amino-acid sequence MEQGLLAIVLHAHLPFVRHPEYPEFLEEEWLFEAISETYLPLLFVFENIVNENIPLRVTIGLTPPLCEMLADPHLQERYLRHVNKLVELCEKEVSRTKNHPAMNETAEMYLNHFTASRDLFEGKYQRNLLNGFRALQDAGALDIMTCGATHGFLPLMTRNEVRRAQIQVAKRNYEKHFGRSPLGIWLPECAFAPEVDSLLAEAGIRYFFVDSHAILFGSPQPRRGIYAPVITPAGIAAFARDVQTSEQVWSADIGYPGDPDYREFYRDLGFDGDYEYVKPYLHEDGVRRNLGIKYHRVTGKVDLGLKEHYVPSWATNKAAQHAGHFMFHRQAQVRSLRSWMGRKPMVVSPYDAELFGHWWFEGPQFLNYLIRKIHYDQSDIKLATPMDYLNEYTENQHQDLSPSSWGAEGYYRVWINNDTDWMYMHQHVAEDRMVELVEKHPQAEGLMLRALNQAARELLLAESSDWAFIITTATSVQYAIKRFRDHIHRFTKLYEMIQKQEIDEAWLAEVESRDTIFQEIDYRVYAGR is encoded by the coding sequence ATGGAACAAGGACTACTCGCCATTGTTTTACACGCGCATTTGCCGTTTGTGCGTCACCCGGAATATCCCGAATTTCTCGAAGAAGAATGGCTCTTTGAAGCGATCAGCGAAACTTACCTGCCGTTACTTTTCGTCTTTGAGAACATCGTCAACGAAAATATTCCTTTGCGCGTCACCATCGGGCTGACGCCGCCGCTTTGCGAAATGCTTGCCGACCCGCATCTGCAAGAACGTTACCTGCGTCACGTCAACAAACTCGTCGAGCTTTGCGAAAAAGAGGTCAGCCGCACCAAAAATCATCCGGCGATGAATGAGACCGCCGAGATGTATTTGAACCATTTCACCGCTTCACGCGATTTGTTTGAAGGCAAATATCAACGCAACCTGTTAAACGGTTTTCGCGCCCTTCAGGATGCCGGGGCGCTTGACATCATGACGTGCGGCGCTACCCACGGGTTTTTGCCGCTCATGACGCGCAACGAAGTGCGCCGCGCGCAGATTCAGGTTGCCAAGCGCAATTACGAAAAACATTTCGGGCGCTCACCTCTTGGCATCTGGCTGCCGGAATGCGCTTTTGCGCCGGAGGTTGACAGTTTGCTCGCCGAAGCCGGCATTCGTTATTTCTTCGTCGATTCGCACGCCATTCTATTCGGTTCGCCGCAACCGCGACGCGGCATCTATGCGCCGGTCATCACGCCCGCAGGCATAGCGGCTTTTGCCCGCGACGTGCAGACCAGCGAACAGGTCTGGAGCGCCGACATCGGTTATCCGGGCGACCCCGATTATCGCGAGTTCTATCGCGACCTCGGATTTGATGGCGATTATGAATACGTCAAACCTTACCTGCACGAAGACGGCGTGCGGCGCAATTTAGGAATCAAGTATCATCGCGTCACCGGCAAAGTTGATCTCGGACTCAAAGAGCATTACGTGCCGTCGTGGGCTACGAATAAAGCGGCGCAACACGCCGGGCATTTTATGTTTCATCGGCAGGCGCAGGTTCGCAGTCTGCGTTCGTGGATGGGGCGAAAGCCAATGGTGGTTTCGCCCTATGATGCGGAACTATTCGGGCATTGGTGGTTTGAAGGACCGCAATTTTTAAATTACTTGATTCGCAAAATTCATTACGACCAATCGGATATAAAACTCGCAACGCCGATGGATTATTTGAACGAATACACCGAAAATCAACATCAAGATTTGAGTCCTTCATCGTGGGGCGCAGAAGGTTACTATCGCGTCTGGATTAACAACGACACCGACTGGATGTATATGCACCAGCACGTTGCCGAAGACCGCATGGTTGAACTCGTCGAAAAGCACCCGCAGGCTGAAGGCTTGATGTTGCGCGCCTTGAATCAAGCGGCGCGCGAACTGTTGCTGGCGGAATCATCGGACTGGGCATTTATTATTACCACTGCGACTTCGGTGCAGTATGCGATTAAGCGATTCCGCGACCACATTCATCGCTTCACGAAACTCTACGAGATGATTCAAAAGCAGGAGATTGATGAAGCGTGGCTCGCGGAGGTCGAATCGCGCGACACGATTTTTCAGGAGATTGATTATCGCGTTTATGCAGGCAGGTAA
- a CDS encoding membrane dipeptidase: MIKKNLSLLSRRSFIKNAAGVAALAPLGLTKPIKRRKPDFPFVDGLCLAIPSTPDEDFAASGLSALIADVSQATQLKTTDGSIRYWRTFEACSSSIVQARQLLRTKKRAFLATRGSDIKEAFRQGKTAVFLQFQGCEPLGEDPSRIDLFYELGLRILQITHHNNNPFGGGCIEKNWMGLTKLGFEAVERMNAIGIIADLSHVADPTSLDVLRASRKPVILSHGACRAIVNNARCASDEVIRGIARTGGAMGIFMMSFWLTNNSAPNLDALIKQLRHIIKIGGIDTAAIANDYPLSGEPNLVKLKNNNTEGVKDYLDWWRSVGKQGVLGFDKDPQHVVIPELNNINRMFTIHAALEKSGFKLTEIEKIMGGNWLRVLTESLG, encoded by the coding sequence ATGATAAAAAAGAATTTGTCTCTGCTGTCGCGCAGAAGCTTTATAAAAAATGCCGCTGGGGTTGCCGCGCTTGCCCCTTTGGGACTGACCAAACCGATTAAGCGCCGAAAACCCGACTTCCCTTTTGTTGATGGGTTATGTCTGGCGATTCCTTCAACCCCTGACGAAGATTTTGCGGCATCAGGGCTTTCGGCATTAATTGCCGACGTATCACAAGCCACGCAACTGAAAACCACTGACGGCAGCATTCGTTACTGGCGCACCTTTGAAGCCTGCTCCAGTTCTATAGTGCAGGCGCGACAATTGTTACGAACAAAAAAACGCGCCTTTTTGGCAACTCGCGGCAGTGACATCAAAGAAGCGTTTCGGCAAGGTAAAACGGCGGTCTTTTTGCAATTTCAAGGTTGCGAACCGCTCGGCGAAGACCCTTCGCGCATTGATTTATTTTATGAACTCGGACTGAGAATTCTGCAAATCACCCATCACAACAACAACCCGTTTGGCGGCGGTTGCATTGAAAAAAACTGGATGGGACTGACGAAACTCGGCTTTGAAGCGGTCGAACGCATGAATGCGATTGGCATCATTGCCGATTTGTCACACGTTGCCGACCCGACTTCGCTTGATGTGTTGCGCGCCAGTCGCAAGCCGGTAATCCTTTCGCATGGCGCGTGTCGGGCGATTGTCAACAATGCGCGTTGCGCCTCGGATGAAGTGATTCGCGGCATTGCCCGAACCGGCGGCGCGATGGGCATTTTCATGATGAGTTTCTGGCTCACCAATAATTCAGCGCCCAACCTTGACGCATTGATTAAACAATTGCGTCATATCATCAAAATCGGCGGCATTGATACCGCAGCGATTGCTAATGATTATCCGCTGTCTGGCGAACCCAATTTAGTCAAACTCAAAAACAACAATACCGAAGGCGTCAAAGATTATCTCGACTGGTGGCGGTCGGTCGGCAAGCAAGGTGTACTGGGATTTGATAAAGACCCGCAACACGTCGTCATTCCCGAACTCAACAACATTAATCGCATGTTTACGATTCACGCGGCATTAGAAAAAAGCGGCTTTAAGCTGACGGAGATTGAAAAAATCATGGGCGGCAACTGGCTTCGCGTTTTAACCGAGTCGCTTGGCTGA
- the pstB gene encoding phosphate ABC transporter ATP-binding protein PstB, protein MREKTVIKIQNLNFYYGRTRALKNITFAMPENQVTAFIGPSGCGKSTLIRTLNRMNDVIPGTRVEGLVEIDGENIYAPSTDVVSLRRRVGMVFQKANPFPRSIFDNVAYGLRINRLTGSKAELKERVEASLQAAALLDEVKDRMHESAYGLSGGQQQRLCIARALAVEPEVLLMDEPTSALDPIATQKIEELIAELKEKYTIVIVTHNMQQAGRISDLTAFFWLGELIEFNTTEKMFTKPDKQMTEDYITGRFG, encoded by the coding sequence ATGCGCGAGAAAACGGTGATTAAAATTCAGAATTTGAATTTTTATTACGGACGAACGCGCGCGCTCAAAAATATCACCTTTGCCATGCCTGAAAATCAGGTGACCGCTTTCATCGGCCCGTCGGGGTGCGGCAAATCGACGTTGATTCGCACGCTCAATCGTATGAACGATGTCATACCCGGCACGCGGGTTGAAGGTCTTGTAGAAATCGACGGGGAAAATATTTATGCGCCGTCAACCGATGTGGTTTCACTCAGACGCCGTGTCGGCATGGTCTTTCAAAAAGCCAATCCGTTTCCGCGTTCGATTTTCGATAACGTCGCTTATGGACTGCGCATCAATCGCTTGACGGGCTCGAAAGCCGAACTCAAAGAGCGCGTCGAAGCGAGTCTTCAGGCTGCTGCCTTGCTTGATGAAGTCAAAGACCGCATGCATGAATCGGCTTATGGATTGTCGGGCGGGCAACAACAACGTTTATGTATCGCGCGGGCGCTTGCCGTCGAACCGGAAGTCTTGTTGATGGACGAACCGACCTCTGCGCTTGACCCGATTGCGACGCAGAAAATCGAAGAGTTGATTGCCGAGTTGAAAGAGAAGTATACGATTGTTATTGTCACCCACAATATGCAACAGGCGGGTCGCATATCGGATTTGACGGCGTTTTTCTGGCTTGGCGAGTTGATTGAATTCAACACAACAGAGAAAATGTTTACCAAACCCGACAAACAGATGACCGAAGATTACATTACGGGTCGATTCGGATGA
- a CDS encoding sigma-70 family RNA polymerase sigma factor — MEQSDAELVKACRNGDESAWEKLILRYQRLIYSIPRRAGLDEDTATEIFQNVFASFIEKLDTIEQPDRIQAWLVTTAKRETWRFIFKQKNLQTETLRDEVDGSEALDLPDNAPLADEVLLRLEAQNQVRNAVETLDERCHRLLKMLFYTSEPPTYAEITAALGIPSGSIGPTRARCLQKLLTVLQGQGFV, encoded by the coding sequence ATGGAACAAAGCGATGCGGAATTGGTGAAGGCTTGCAGAAATGGCGACGAATCGGCATGGGAAAAATTGATTTTGCGTTACCAGCGATTGATTTACAGCATTCCGCGTCGCGCCGGTCTTGATGAAGATACCGCCACCGAAATTTTTCAAAACGTCTTTGCCAGTTTCATTGAAAAGCTCGACACCATCGAACAACCCGACCGCATTCAAGCCTGGCTTGTGACCACCGCGAAACGCGAAACCTGGCGCTTCATCTTCAAACAAAAAAATCTGCAAACCGAAACTCTGCGCGACGAAGTTGATGGCAGTGAAGCGTTGGATTTGCCCGATAATGCGCCGCTCGCCGATGAAGTCTTGCTCAGGCTGGAAGCGCAAAATCAGGTTCGCAATGCCGTCGAGACTCTCGATGAACGCTGTCACCGCTTATTGAAAATGCTCTTTTATACGAGCGAGCCGCCGACTTATGCGGAAATCACCGCCGCGCTGGGCATTCCCTCTGGCAGTATTGGCCCGACCCGGGCACGGTGTTTGCAAAAACTGCTGACGGTTTTGCAGGGACAGGGATTTGTTTAA
- the pstS gene encoding phosphate ABC transporter substrate-binding protein PstS, with protein MSNRKPAARAVFTLTILMLMTFIGCSRSSNGGGDVRVQGAGATFPNPLYQKWFSEYNKAHANVKFDYQSIGSGGGIKQISEKTIDFGGSDAPMKDEDLQKVNNGVLHIPTVLGAVVLTYNLPDVKAELKLTPEAIAGIFLGKVKKWNDPAIASANADVALPDKEITVVHRSDGSGTSFVFTDYLAKVSPEWKQAVGAGTSVSWPTGVGAKGNEGVTGQVKQTPSAIGYVELQYAEQNKLPVAQVKNAAGEFVRPVLDSITEAAAGAATAMPDDLRVSITNAPGAGAYPIASYTYLLVYKEQVDQTKGKALVDFLWWAIHDGQQMARDLLYAPLPAEVVKKTEAKIGSIAYQGKPLRAS; from the coding sequence ATGAGCAATCGTAAACCAGCAGCACGAGCCGTTTTTACACTCACCATCTTAATGTTAATGACCTTCATCGGTTGCAGTCGTTCATCGAATGGTGGCGGCGACGTCCGAGTTCAAGGCGCGGGCGCAACCTTTCCCAATCCGCTTTATCAAAAATGGTTCAGCGAATACAACAAAGCCCATGCAAACGTGAAATTCGATTACCAATCCATCGGTTCAGGCGGAGGCATTAAACAGATTTCCGAAAAGACCATTGATTTCGGTGGCTCGGACGCGCCGATGAAAGATGAAGATTTACAGAAGGTCAATAATGGCGTGCTGCATATTCCGACGGTGCTTGGCGCAGTTGTCCTGACGTACAACCTGCCGGATGTAAAAGCCGAACTCAAACTCACGCCCGAAGCCATCGCCGGTATCTTTCTCGGCAAGGTGAAAAAATGGAACGACCCGGCGATTGCCTCAGCCAACGCCGATGTTGCATTGCCCGACAAAGAGATTACCGTCGTGCATCGTTCGGACGGCAGTGGCACCAGTTTCGTATTCACCGATTACCTCGCGAAAGTCAGTCCCGAATGGAAACAGGCAGTCGGCGCGGGAACTTCTGTGAGTTGGCCCACAGGCGTTGGCGCAAAAGGCAACGAAGGCGTTACCGGGCAGGTTAAACAAACGCCCAGTGCGATTGGTTATGTTGAGTTGCAATATGCCGAGCAAAATAAATTGCCGGTGGCGCAAGTGAAAAATGCGGCGGGCGAATTTGTGCGCCCGGTGCTTGATTCGATTACCGAAGCCGCCGCCGGTGCAGCGACCGCCATGCCCGATGATTTGCGCGTGTCGATTACCAACGCGCCGGGCGCTGGCGCGTATCCGATTGCTTCGTACACCTACCTGCTGGTTTACAAAGAGCAGGTAGACCAGACCAAAGGCAAAGCCCTGGTGGATTTCCTGTGGTGGGCGATTCATGATGGGCAACAGATGGCGCGTGATCTGCTCTATGCGCCGCTGCCAGCGGAAGTCGTCAAGAAAACCGAAGCGAAAATTGGTTCAATTGCTTATCAGGGCAAACCGTTGCGCGCCAGTTAA
- the pstA gene encoding phosphate ABC transporter permease PstA: MDSLWRRKMLSRVMTVLTSGSAVLVIGVLVVILGYLAIKGVSELNLGFLINTPKPVGEAGSGIANAIVGTLILIAVASGIGLPIGILGGMYLAEFSSNRFGTVLRFLIDTLTGVPSIVVGVVAWTIIVKPMGHFSALSGGVALSIIMMPIVARTTEEMIRLVPQNLREAALALGAPVWRMSLGVVLRAAAAGVATGAMLAIARIAGETAPLLFTALSYNGMSLDLYQPIASLTYQIYYYAGSPYEQWHAMAWAATLVLVGMIFAINVTVRLLTRNRHQ; the protein is encoded by the coding sequence ATGGATAGCCTATGGCGACGCAAAATGTTGAGCCGTGTGATGACTGTGCTCACCAGCGGTTCGGCGGTTCTGGTCATCGGGGTACTGGTGGTGATTCTCGGCTATCTGGCAATCAAAGGCGTAAGCGAGTTGAATCTCGGCTTTCTCATCAACACGCCCAAACCTGTCGGTGAAGCGGGAAGCGGCATTGCCAATGCCATCGTCGGTACATTGATTTTGATTGCGGTGGCGTCAGGTATAGGGCTTCCCATCGGCATACTCGGTGGCATGTATTTAGCCGAATTCAGTTCCAATCGTTTTGGCACGGTGCTCAGATTTCTGATTGATACGCTTACGGGCGTGCCGTCAATCGTCGTCGGGGTTGTCGCCTGGACAATTATCGTCAAACCGATGGGGCATTTTTCGGCGCTTTCGGGCGGCGTGGCGCTGTCGATTATCATGATGCCGATTGTCGCGCGCACCACCGAAGAGATGATTCGTCTGGTGCCGCAAAATTTGCGTGAAGCGGCGCTGGCGCTTGGTGCGCCGGTCTGGCGCATGAGCCTTGGCGTGGTGTTGCGCGCCGCTGCCGCAGGCGTTGCCACCGGCGCAATGCTTGCTATCGCCCGCATCGCCGGTGAAACCGCGCCGCTACTGTTTACCGCGCTCAGTTACAATGGCATGAGCCTGGACCTTTATCAGCCCATCGCCTCGCTCACCTATCAAATTTATTACTATGCCGGTTCGCCTTATGAGCAATGGCACGCGATGGCTTGGGCAGCGACGCTGGTGCTGGTCGGCATGATTTTTGCGATTAATGTCACGGTTCGGCTGCTCACCAGAAATCGCCACCAGTGA
- the pstC gene encoding phosphate ABC transporter permease subunit PstC, whose product MKATNTSSELLSSKPQNPTLLSRFMGSMRPADWLFKQTTMLFALAIAGLVVLIIYEMVRNSQLTFEKFGFTFLTETVWDPVREQFGALPFIYGTVISSILALLIAVPISLGVAIFLVEHAPVKLAQPISFVVQLLAAIPSVVYGLWAIFVLAPLLRDNIYPLIQSTLGFLPIFQGNINGLGLLTAGIILSIMIVPIITAVTTDVMRAVPNTQREASFALGATKWEATQMILQNAKSGITGAVILGLGRAVGETMAVTMVIGNRPKISASLFDPSFTIASAIANEFTEATSEIYRHALVELGLILFIITFLINASARLLVYAATRRQGGAAHG is encoded by the coding sequence ATGAAAGCCACCAATACATCAAGTGAACTGCTGTCTTCCAAGCCCCAAAACCCAACGCTTCTCAGCAGGTTTATGGGTTCGATGCGCCCTGCCGATTGGCTTTTCAAACAAACGACCATGCTGTTTGCGCTGGCGATTGCCGGACTCGTGGTTTTGATTATCTACGAGATGGTGCGCAACTCGCAGTTGACCTTTGAAAAATTCGGTTTCACGTTCTTAACCGAAACGGTGTGGGACCCTGTGCGTGAACAGTTCGGCGCACTGCCGTTCATTTACGGCACCGTGATTTCTTCAATACTGGCGTTGTTGATTGCCGTGCCGATAAGCCTTGGCGTGGCGATTTTTCTTGTCGAACACGCGCCAGTGAAACTTGCGCAACCCATCTCCTTCGTCGTTCAACTCCTCGCAGCAATCCCTTCGGTGGTTTACGGACTGTGGGCAATCTTTGTGCTCGCGCCGCTGCTGCGCGATAACATCTATCCGCTGATTCAATCAACGCTGGGGTTTCTGCCGATTTTTCAAGGCAATATCAACGGACTCGGACTTTTGACTGCCGGCATCATTCTTTCGATTATGATTGTGCCGATCATCACCGCCGTCACCACGGACGTGATGCGGGCTGTGCCCAATACGCAACGCGAAGCCAGTTTTGCATTGGGCGCGACGAAATGGGAAGCGACCCAGATGATTTTGCAAAATGCCAAATCGGGAATCACCGGCGCGGTGATTCTCGGACTGGGTCGCGCGGTCGGCGAAACTATGGCGGTAACTATGGTCATCGGCAATCGCCCGAAAATTTCAGCATCATTGTTTGATCCGTCGTTTACTATCGCTTCGGCGATTGCCAATGAATTCACCGAAGCGACTTCGGAAATCTACCGCCACGCCTTAGTTGAATTAGGACTCATCCTTTTCATCATCACCTTTCTGATTAATGCCAGCGCCCGTTTGCTGGTTTACGCGGCAACCCGGCGGCAAGGAGGTGCAGCGCATGGATAG